The genomic region TTCACAGCAGATGGCTTTACGGGGGAAGATCATTTTGCAAGCTGACCAAGGCAAAGGACATGGGGAAATCGCGCGAGAGCTAGGGATTAGCAAAGAGATGAGTCGGCGCGCTCGCTTCCGTTGGCTGGAAATGAGTCAAGGGGAAAGCTGCGTTGAAGAGCGACTACAGGATGCCCCGCGTCCGGGGACGCCGCCGACGTTTACCCTCGAACAAATCACTCAACTCTATGCACTGGCTTGTGCGCCCCCCGAACAGTACGGGCGACCGATTAGCCATTGGACAGCTCCAGAACTCGCCGACGAGTTGGTCAAGCAAGGAATTGTCGAGAGCATCAGTCCGCGTCATGTGGGACGACTGCTAGAGGAAGCCGAACTCAAACCCCACCAGAGCCACTATTGGCTCCACCCCCCCCGACCCAGACTTGCCCGAGAAAATCCAAGAGATTTGCCAGCTCTACAAACAAGCCATAGCTCGAGCCGAACAAGGGGAGTTAACCTTTAGCGTGGATGAAATGACGGGAATTCAAGCACTCGAAAGGAGGATGCCCGACATCCCCATGAAACCGGGGCGCTGTACCCAAGTCGAGTTTGAATATATCCGCCATGGCACCCAAACTCTCATTGCCTCCTTCAATGTGGCTACGGGAGAAGTTGACCTGGCTACGGTCGGCCCCACCCGCACCGAGGCCGATTTTGAAGCCCATATCCGACAATTATTGGCTCAATGCCCCCAGGCTCCTAAAGTTCATCTGGTGATGGACTGTCTCAACACCCATCAGTCCGCCTCCCTGGTTCGGCTCGCCGCCCAACTCGAATCTCAAGCCATTGACTTAGGTGTAAAAGGGCGCTCGGGCATTTTGCGCTCAATGGCCACTCGCGCGGCTTTTTTGAGCGTACCCAATCATCGACTGGTCGTCCACTTCACGCCTAAGCATTGCTCGTGGCTCAATCAAATTGAGCTTTGGTTCAGCATCTTGGTTCGTAAGCTACTCCGACGCTCTAGCTTTACCAGTCCCGCCCATCTCAAGCAGAAAATTATCGAGTTGATCGACTACTTCAATCGCACTATGGCTAAGCCGTTCAAGTGGAACTATACTGGTAAGCCTTTGATCTCCTGAATACTTGGTTGATTTCTGCCAGGCTGTACTAGGCTTAACCCTGCGAATTTGAGGAA from Oxynema aestuarii AP17 harbors:
- a CDS encoding helix-turn-helix domain-containing protein yields the protein MPRLAASPISLSEAERSELEKLLRRRKSSQQMALRGKIILQADQGKGHGEIARELGISKEMSRRARFRWLEMSQGESCVEERLQDAPRPGTPPTFTLEQITQLYALACAPPEQYGRPISHWTAPELADELVKQGIVESISPRHVGRLLEEAELKPHQSHYWLHPPRPRLARENPRDLPALQTSHSSSRTRGVNL
- a CDS encoding transposase — its product is MTGIQALERRMPDIPMKPGRCTQVEFEYIRHGTQTLIASFNVATGEVDLATVGPTRTEADFEAHIRQLLAQCPQAPKVHLVMDCLNTHQSASLVRLAAQLESQAIDLGVKGRSGILRSMATRAAFLSVPNHRLVVHFTPKHCSWLNQIELWFSILVRKLLRRSSFTSPAHLKQKIIELIDYFNRTMAKPFKWNYTGKPLIS